One genomic region from Sulfuriflexus mobilis encodes:
- a CDS encoding N-acetylmuramoyl-L-alanine amidase produces the protein MKRLLLATALFLSASTSWAGQADVMGVRMWPAPDNTRLVFDLSGPTEHTLFTLKNPDRIVVDLQNARLRGDLPAVEGDDNPIKSLRSATRNQTDLRIVLDANQALRPKSFALKPYGEHGHRLVLDLQHIEQKRVVAKSSREPARDKKETLRDVIIAIDAGHGGEDPGARGHRGTQEKQVVLAVARKLEALVKEEPGMRPVMIRNGDYFIRLRDRINKARTARADIFISIHADAFHNPKAKGSSVYTLSRRGASSEAARFLAASENNADLIGGVSLDDKDDLLASVLLDLSQTASLEASLDVAGNILGGLKQLGKTHKRRVQSANFLVLKSPDIPSVLVETAFISNPEEERKLRTAAYQQRLATAMMNGIRNYFERFPPPGTRLARRHTIQNGETLSGIAEHYRVSMQYLRVANNLESDNLRVGQTLRIPSQNSDS, from the coding sequence ATGAAAAGACTACTACTCGCCACTGCCCTATTCTTGTCCGCGTCCACGAGTTGGGCCGGGCAGGCCGATGTCATGGGTGTGCGCATGTGGCCGGCCCCGGATAATACCCGCCTGGTCTTTGACCTCTCCGGACCGACGGAACATACCTTATTTACCCTGAAAAACCCGGACCGCATCGTCGTCGACCTGCAAAATGCCCGGCTGCGCGGTGACCTGCCCGCCGTCGAAGGTGACGACAACCCGATCAAGAGCCTGCGCAGTGCCACCCGCAATCAGACCGACCTGCGTATCGTGCTGGATGCCAACCAGGCCCTGCGACCGAAGAGTTTTGCCCTCAAGCCCTATGGTGAGCACGGTCACCGCCTGGTGCTGGATCTGCAACACATCGAGCAAAAACGCGTCGTCGCCAAAAGCTCACGTGAGCCAGCCAGGGATAAAAAAGAAACCCTGCGCGATGTGATCATCGCCATTGATGCCGGCCACGGTGGCGAAGACCCCGGCGCCCGCGGCCATCGTGGTACCCAGGAAAAGCAGGTGGTCCTGGCGGTCGCCCGTAAGCTCGAGGCCCTGGTAAAAGAGGAGCCGGGCATGCGTCCGGTCATGATCCGCAACGGCGATTATTTTATTCGTTTGCGCGATCGCATCAACAAGGCCCGCACGGCGCGTGCCGATATCTTCATCTCCATCCATGCAGATGCCTTCCATAACCCGAAGGCCAAGGGCTCGTCGGTGTATACCCTGTCGCGCCGGGGGGCCTCGAGTGAGGCGGCCCGCTTCCTCGCCGCGAGTGAAAACAATGCCGACCTCATCGGCGGTGTCAGCCTTGATGACAAGGACGACCTGCTGGCCTCGGTGCTGCTGGACCTGTCCCAGACTGCCAGTCTCGAGGCCAGCCTTGATGTCGCCGGGAATATCCTTGGGGGTCTCAAGCAACTGGGCAAAACCCACAAACGCAGGGTGCAGTCGGCCAACTTTCTGGTCCTGAAGTCACCGGATATCCCCTCGGTGTTGGTCGAGACCGCCTTTATCTCCAATCCGGAAGAAGAACGTAAGTTACGTACCGCTGCCTATCAGCAGCGCCTGGCCACGGCGATGATGAACGGGATCCGTAACTACTTTGAGCGTTTCCCACCACCGGGAACGCGCCTGGCACGCCGCCATACGATCCAGAATGGCGAGACCTTGTCCGGCATCGCCGAGCACTATCGGGTCAGCATGCAGTATTTGCGTGTGGCAAATAACCTCGAGTCTGACAATCTGCGCGTTGGCCAGACCCTGCGCATTCCGTCGCAAAACAGCGATAGTTAA
- the tsaE gene encoding tRNA (adenosine(37)-N6)-threonylcarbamoyltransferase complex ATPase subunit type 1 TsaE has product MSPYTLHIASDTAMQALGAKLARACQSHGVIYLQGELGTGKTTLVRGLLRGLGHEGAVKSPTFTLVEPYTVNGVSIYHFDLYRLSDPEELEFMGLRDYFSAESLCLIEWPQRGGALLPPADIVIALEHAGPARDLQISAHSPHGEAILAAL; this is encoded by the coding sequence ATGAGTCCTTATACGTTGCACATTGCCTCCGATACGGCCATGCAGGCCCTCGGTGCCAAGCTGGCCAGGGCCTGTCAGTCGCATGGCGTGATCTACCTGCAAGGGGAACTCGGCACCGGCAAGACCACACTCGTGCGCGGCCTGTTGCGGGGCCTGGGCCACGAGGGGGCGGTGAAAAGCCCAACCTTTACCCTCGTTGAGCCCTATACAGTGAACGGGGTATCCATTTATCACTTTGATTTATATCGGCTTAGTGACCCGGAAGAGCTCGAGTTTATGGGCCTGCGTGATTACTTCAGTGCCGAGAGCCTGTGTCTGATCGAGTGGCCGCAACGCGGGGGGGCATTGCTGCCACCTGCCGATATCGTCATTGCGCTGGAACATGCCGGGCCGGCCCGGGACCTGCAAATCTCCGCGCACAGCCCGCATGGCGAGGCAATCCTCGCGGCGCTGTAA
- a CDS encoding NAD(P)H-hydrate dehydratase, with protein MRRLPNALYRAEQVREFDRLAIEEQGIAGAELMERAGQAAFNALREAWPRARRIAVLAGIGNNGGDAYVVARLAHDAGFAVHLWQVGDAHKLKGDARVMARLWRDAGGETQDYKTSLDLGGSDVVVDGLLGTGLNTELEGDWADAVRAINESHAGVMALDIPSGLHADTGCAMGCAVTAQLTISFIALKQGLFTAEGPRYCGRLLYDDLRLPPQVLMSQVPAVSRLTFAGVAHLLAPRRRDAHKGDFGHVLVIGGEAGMGGAVRLAAEAALRVGAGLVSVATRPVHAAAISAARPELMCHAVTKASELRPLLAKADVVAIGPGLGQSDWAQALLDSVLACGLPMVVDADALNLLAIEPVQSDNWILTPHPGEAARLLNQDTTVIQADRFAAVKALQQGFGGVAVLKGAGSLVAAADSPLALCDAGNPGMASGGMGDVLTGVIAGLLAQRRSLKTDPAHALAVAARLGVSVHARAADLAAKEGGERGLLASDVIATLREVVNPAAF; from the coding sequence ATGCGCAGATTACCGAATGCTTTATACCGTGCCGAGCAGGTCCGCGAGTTTGATCGCCTGGCGATCGAAGAGCAGGGCATTGCCGGTGCCGAGCTCATGGAGCGAGCCGGACAGGCCGCCTTTAATGCCTTGCGCGAGGCCTGGCCGCGTGCCCGGCGCATCGCCGTGCTCGCCGGTATCGGCAATAACGGTGGCGATGCCTATGTCGTGGCACGGCTTGCACACGATGCAGGGTTTGCAGTGCACCTCTGGCAGGTCGGTGACGCACATAAACTCAAGGGTGATGCCCGGGTCATGGCCAGGCTCTGGCGCGATGCCGGTGGTGAGACGCAAGACTATAAAACCAGCCTCGACCTCGGCGGCAGTGATGTCGTCGTCGATGGCCTGCTCGGCACCGGCCTGAATACCGAGCTCGAAGGCGACTGGGCCGATGCGGTGCGTGCCATCAATGAGAGTCATGCCGGCGTCATGGCGCTGGACATCCCTTCCGGCCTGCATGCCGATACCGGTTGCGCGATGGGTTGTGCCGTTACCGCGCAACTTACTATCAGCTTTATCGCCCTCAAACAGGGCCTGTTTACCGCCGAGGGGCCGCGGTATTGTGGGCGGCTGCTATACGACGACCTGCGCCTGCCGCCGCAGGTACTGATGTCGCAGGTGCCCGCCGTCTCCCGCCTGACCTTTGCGGGCGTCGCTCACCTGCTGGCGCCACGTCGGCGTGATGCGCACAAGGGCGACTTCGGCCATGTGCTCGTCATCGGGGGAGAGGCCGGTATGGGCGGCGCGGTGCGCCTAGCCGCCGAGGCCGCACTGCGTGTCGGTGCCGGTCTGGTCAGTGTCGCCACCCGGCCCGTGCATGCCGCGGCGATTAGTGCCGCACGCCCGGAACTCATGTGTCATGCCGTAACTAAGGCGAGTGAACTCCGACCGTTGTTGGCAAAGGCGGATGTGGTGGCGATCGGCCCCGGCCTTGGTCAGTCCGACTGGGCGCAGGCGCTGCTCGATAGCGTGCTGGCCTGCGGCCTGCCGATGGTGGTGGATGCCGACGCCTTGAACCTGCTGGCCATCGAACCCGTGCAGAGTGATAACTGGATCCTGACCCCGCACCCGGGCGAGGCCGCGCGCTTACTCAACCAGGACACGACGGTGATCCAGGCCGACCGCTTTGCCGCGGTGAAGGCCTTGCAGCAAGGCTTTGGCGGCGTGGCCGTATTAAAGGGTGCCGGCAGCCTCGTCGCCGCGGCCGACTCGCCCCTGGCCCTGTGCGATGCCGGTAACCCCGGTATGGCCAGTGGCGGCATGGGTGACGTCCTCACCGGTGTGATCGCCGGGTTGCTGGCCCAGCGCCGAAGCCTGAAGACCGACCCGGCCCATGCCCTGGCGGTTGCCGCGCGCCTCGGTGTGAGTGTGCATGCCCGGGCCGCAGACCTTGCTGCCAAAGAGGGCGGCGAACGTGGCCTGCTGGCCTCGGATGTCATTGCGACCCTGCGTGAGGTCGTCAACCCGGCAGCATTCTGA
- the queG gene encoding tRNA epoxyqueuosine(34) reductase QueG, which produces MPTLSEPQLVQLAQQIKTWGKALGFQQVGISDVHLDKAEQHLHDWLAKGLHGEMDYMAKHGSKRTRPAELEPGTQRVISVRMDYLPDANAMQENLNEAQRAYVSRYALGRDYHKLMRNRLQKLATQISGEIGEFGYRAFVDSAPVLEKAIAAKAGLGWVGKHSNLINSDAGSWFFLGELYTDLALPVDDSTPDHCGTCTTCMDVCPTQAIIEPYVVDARRCISYLTIELHGPIPPELRPLIGNRIYGCDDCQLYCPWNRFAELTPEADFQPRHQLDAIGLVEAFGWDEETFLRHTEGSAIRRIGHERWLRNIAVALGNAPQAANIIAALKGRAAHPSALVREHVEWALHRQSHDETL; this is translated from the coding sequence ATGCCGACACTGTCAGAACCACAACTCGTCCAGCTTGCACAACAGATCAAGACCTGGGGCAAGGCGCTGGGTTTTCAGCAAGTCGGTATCAGCGACGTGCATCTCGACAAGGCTGAACAGCATTTGCATGACTGGCTGGCAAAGGGCCTGCACGGCGAGATGGACTACATGGCCAAGCACGGTAGCAAACGCACGCGCCCGGCCGAACTCGAACCCGGCACGCAACGTGTGATCTCGGTACGCATGGATTACCTGCCCGATGCCAACGCCATGCAAGAGAATCTAAACGAGGCACAACGCGCCTATGTCTCGCGTTATGCGCTGGGGCGCGATTACCATAAGCTCATGCGCAACCGCCTGCAAAAACTCGCCACTCAAATCTCGGGGGAGATAGGTGAGTTCGGTTACCGTGCCTTTGTCGATAGTGCGCCGGTGCTGGAAAAGGCCATTGCCGCCAAGGCCGGGCTCGGCTGGGTCGGCAAGCACAGTAACCTGATTAATAGTGATGCTGGTTCGTGGTTTTTTCTCGGTGAGCTATATACTGACCTGGCCCTGCCTGTTGATGACAGCACCCCTGATCACTGTGGTACCTGCACGACGTGCATGGATGTCTGCCCCACGCAGGCGATCATCGAACCCTATGTGGTCGATGCGCGTCGCTGTATCAGTTACCTGACCATTGAACTGCATGGCCCCATCCCACCTGAACTGCGCCCACTCATCGGCAACCGCATCTATGGCTGTGACGACTGCCAGTTATATTGCCCGTGGAACCGCTTTGCCGAACTCACGCCGGAGGCGGATTTCCAGCCCCGCCATCAACTCGATGCCATCGGCCTGGTCGAGGCCTTTGGCTGGGATGAAGAGACTTTCTTGAGGCACACCGAGGGCAGTGCCATCCGCCGCATCGGTCATGAACGCTGGTTACGCAATATCGCCGTGGCACTGGGTAACGCACCGCAGGCCGCGAACATCATCGCGGCACTCAAGGGCCGCGCCGCGCACCCCTCGGCGCTGGTCCGCGAACACGTCGAATGGGCACTGCATCGCCAATCCCATGATGAAACCCTATGA
- the trxA gene encoding thioredoxin produces MPLDLNKDNFQSAIEDNDILILDFWAPWCGPCKSFGPIFEKVAGENPDIAFAKINTEEEQELGAMFAIRSIPTLMIFREQIAVFSQPGALPEGSLNELIGKVKELDMDEVRKQIAEMEKQEAEKA; encoded by the coding sequence ATGCCACTCGATCTGAACAAGGACAATTTCCAGTCCGCGATTGAAGACAACGATATTCTCATCCTCGACTTTTGGGCACCCTGGTGCGGCCCGTGCAAGAGCTTCGGCCCTATCTTCGAAAAGGTCGCCGGTGAAAACCCGGACATCGCCTTTGCCAAGATCAACACCGAGGAAGAACAGGAACTCGGTGCCATGTTTGCCATCCGTTCGATCCCGACGCTTATGATCTTCCGTGAGCAGATCGCCGTGTTCTCACAACCCGGTGCCCTGCCGGAAGGTTCCTTGAATGAACTCATTGGCAAGGTCAAGGAGCTCGACATGGACGAAGTCCGCAAGCAGATCGCCGAGATGGAAAAGCAAGAGGCGGAGAAGGCTTAA